One genomic segment of Tursiops truncatus isolate mTurTru1 chromosome 4, mTurTru1.mat.Y, whole genome shotgun sequence includes these proteins:
- the C4H21orf140 gene encoding uncharacterized protein C21orf140 homolog, with product MPHFAKPLLRNIIIRNLFNSMKRKQCLQYLKTLRTLQYDGFTTVYLGETYIPESLVTGEDFSDGYSMPTPTWCIVHAGGSQGWMPWKYRMFLRDELCIKQEDSLFSEFCDVAKKTYGKCTIVVKDRRQQDEMKPKEDIESEAQVHVPSVLNLTNITFCPQVAKSYGHELLSLPSAYSYLNPLDSAWSSLKWFIINYRKEFCLQSTDGVYSYKYILFSDLISKGIERMNPSKWRTLTNKVQRWENYYLGKFSEVRFL from the coding sequence ATGCCTCACTTTGCAAAACCTCTTTTAAGAAACATTATTATCAGAAATCTATTCAACAGCATGAAGAGGAAGCAATGTCTCCAGTATTTGAAAACCCTGAGAACACTGCAATATGATGGGTTTACAACTGTATATTTGGGGGAAACTTATATCCCTGAGAGTCTTGTAACAGGGGAAGATTTTAGTGATGGCTATTCCATGCCAACTCCAACTTGGTGTATTGTGCATGCTGGTGGTAGTCAAGGATGGATGCCTTGGAAATATCGGATGTTCCTAAGGGATGAGTTATGCATCAAAcaagaagacagcctcttctctgagttctgtgatgTGGCAAAGAAGACCTACGGGAAGTGCACCATTGTGGTCAAAGACAGAAGGCAGCAGGATGAGATGAAGCCAAAGGAAGACATAGAATCCGAGGCCCAGGTCCATGTCCCATCAGTCCTTAACTTAACGAACATCACATTTTGTCCACAGGTGGCCAAGTCCTATGGCCATGAACTACTCTCTCTGCCTTCCGCTTACAGTTATCTGAACCCTCTAGACTCAGCCTGGTCTTCTCTGAAATGGTTTATCATCAATTACAGAAAGGAGTTTTGTTTGCAGTCCACTGATGGTGTCTATTCTTACAAGTATATACTCTTCAGTGATTTAATTAGCAAAGGGATTGAAAGGATGAACCCAAGCAAATGGAGAACACTAACTAACAAAGTACAAAGATGGGAAAACTACTACCTTGGTAAATTTTCTGAAGTGCGATTCCTCTAA